The nucleotide sequence AATTATCGGCCCAGACCTGACCCGCTTCCGTCTGCGTCAGGCCATCGAGCTGCTCGGTGGCGTGTCGAAGAAAGAAAACAAAGAGTGGGAAAAGCTACTGACCCACATCGCTTGAGCAATGTCCGTCCGCCGGTCGGGGTTTTCAGTGGTTATCCGAGTTGGGTAAGTGGTTGTTCTGACAGCATAAAGAATAGGTGTGTGGATTAAAATAATGTTGACAGCGTTGGGGCGCACTCTTAACATGCGCCCCGTCCTTGTGATGGGGGTATAGCTCAGCTGGGAGAGCGCTTGCATGGCATGCAAGAGGTCAACGGTTCGATCCCGTTTATCTCCACCATCTTTAAAGTCGAAAGGCTTGCCACAGTCAGCTCTTGCAGCTGATTGCGTTGTAGAAGGGTTACGTCCCCTTCGTCTAGTGGCCTAGGACACCGCCCTTTCACGGCGGTAACAGGGGTTCGAGTCCCCTAGGGGACGCCAGTTTCAAAAAGCAGTGCCGGGTGGGGCTGTGAGCCGAGAGGCGATAAATCTGGGGGTATAGCTCAGCTGGGAGAGCGCTTGCATGGCATGCAAGAGGTCAACGGTTCGATCCCGTTTATCTCCACCAATTTTGCAGTTGTAACAACTGCCACGGGCCAGCCGACAAGCTGGCCTAGTTTTTCGAAGGTTTCGTCCCCTTCGTCTAGTGGCCTAGGACACCGCCCTTTCACGGCGGTAACAGGGGTTCGAGTCCCCTAGGGGACGCCATTTTTGCCCGCTCTGCGGGACTTTGAAGGGTCATTCTTAACTGAATGGCCCTTTTGTTTTTTCAGACCGCTGAAATTCATCACGCCGCTGCTTGCTGATTGGCACGCTGCGCGCTCAGCTCGGGTTCTTCAAACCACTGATTCAGCTGTTGCCTGAGACGAAGGCTTGATAGTCAATCACTTGGTTACGGCCAGCCGCTTTGGCTCGGTACAGCGCCTGGTCGGCATGGCGTAGCAGCTGTTCACGGCTGGTGTCGGCATCTGGCACCAGCGCATACACACCAATACTGAGGCTTAGGTTGATGCTCAACCCTTGGTGTTCGCAGGGATGCGTGGCGATGTCATTGCGCAATTTCTCGGCCAAGTACATCGCCCCCGGCAGGTCGGTGTCGCAAAGTACGACCACAAACTCTTCGCCGCCGAACCTCACCAGTAGGTCGTTGACTCGCATACGCTGCGACATGCGCTGCGCGGCGTGCTGCAGGCAGGCATCACCAATCAGGTGCCCATGCTGATCGTTGACCTGTTTGAAGTGGTCCAAGTCCATCATCAACATGGCAATCGGCTGTCGGCTGCGTTTAGCCTGGGCTAGCAGGCGTTCCAGTTCTTGATTAAGGACCTGGCGATTGAACAGCCCAGTCAGGTTGTCGTGACGGCTGAGTTCGGCCAGTTGTTGATTAGCGGTTGAGAGCTCCCTCATGGCCTGCTCCAGCGAGGCTGTGCGCTCTTGCACACTGGCTTCGAGCCCATCATTTATCTGGCGCTGCAAGTCCAGGCTCTTAGCCTGCTCCAGGCGGACTTGATGCTCTTTGGCAAAGAGCTGCACCTGAGCCAATTGATAGTCGCTTTGCGCATGGCGGATGCGGACGCCGAGGGCGATTGAGAAGATCACCAATTCTATTAACATGCCGATCTGCTGGGCATGCAGGGTGAGTAAAGAATTAGCGATTAAACCAACGCCGCTGAGCACGCTGAATAAACTGGCAACGATTAAGGCTGACCAGCCGAGGGCGAACAACCGGGCTGACTGAAAACCGTCGCGCCAGCGCAGTGAGGTGGCGATAACACCAAAAATTGCGCAAGCACCCAACAAAATAAAGCTGCCAATCAGCGCCATGGTGTAGGGCGCACTAAGCGCCATGCCCATTACCAGCAGGCTACTGGCGATCAGGCTGCGGCTGATCCAGGTATAGATAGGGTGTTGGTGCTTAAAATCCAGAATGCTGTAGGTGAAAAGAATGCCGAACAGGGTTGCCAACGCTGAACTGAAGGGGAAGCTCATTTGATGCCACGCCAGCAAGTTCGGCCATAACCACTGCAGGGCAAAGCCTAACTGAATGAATTGGTAGAAGCTGAAGCTGGCGACAAACAGGCTGTACCACAGGTAATTGCGGTCACGGGTGATGATGAAAATCGACAGGTTATAAATCATCATCGCCAGCAGAGCGCCGAAGAACAGCCCTTGCAGCAGCAACATAAATTGTTCGTGATGGTTAAACGCTTCTGCGCTCATCAGGCTGGCGCTGAGGTTAGCCGAGCCGTCAGTTTGCATGCGCACGATCAGCTCGCGCTCTTCGCCGGCAGCCAGGCTAAAAGGCAGCACCAGTTGGCGGTGATCAACCCAGCGTTGCTCAAATGGGCGTTGATCGCCGGCTTGGTAAACACGGTCACCGTCTAGGCCATAGGCATCCAATTTATCCAGCAGCGGATTGCCGATCAGCAACACCCAGTTGATCGGCTCGTCAGCAGGGTTGTGCACGGTAACGCGCAGCCAATAAGCCTGTTTGCTATAGCCGAAGCTGGCGTCGCGGCGTGCCACTGGCTGCCAGGCTGAGTCTGCGAGCTGGCGAACGCTGTGAATATCCGCTAGGCCATCGGGGTCCGGCCAATAGTGCATGGCTGGGCCGGGCAGCAAGCGCGTGTCGCTGGCCAGCAGAGACAGGCTGGTTGCTTGTGCCATTACTGGCAATAACAGCAGTAACAAGATGCGTAGCAGTGCAGTCAAAACGAGTTTCTCATGACGAGGGTGTTGGCCTGTGCGGCAAGGGTGCATCATTGCGCAGCCCTGTGACATACAAAAGCTAAGGCGGGTGGCTTATGAGCGAAACTTTATTGCACTGCTATAACC is from Pseudomonas sp. TMP9 and encodes:
- a CDS encoding diguanylate cyclase, which translates into the protein MTALLRILLLLLLPVMAQATSLSLLASDTRLLPGPAMHYWPDPDGLADIHSVRQLADSAWQPVARRDASFGYSKQAYWLRVTVHNPADEPINWVLLIGNPLLDKLDAYGLDGDRVYQAGDQRPFEQRWVDHRQLVLPFSLAAGEERELIVRMQTDGSANLSASLMSAEAFNHHEQFMLLLQGLFFGALLAMMIYNLSIFIITRDRNYLWYSLFVASFSFYQFIQLGFALQWLWPNLLAWHQMSFPFSSALATLFGILFTYSILDFKHQHPIYTWISRSLIASSLLVMGMALSAPYTMALIGSFILLGACAIFGVIATSLRWRDGFQSARLFALGWSALIVASLFSVLSGVGLIANSLLTLHAQQIGMLIELVIFSIALGVRIRHAQSDYQLAQVQLFAKEHQVRLEQAKSLDLQRQINDGLEASVQERTASLEQAMRELSTANQQLAELSRHDNLTGLFNRQVLNQELERLLAQAKRSRQPIAMLMMDLDHFKQVNDQHGHLIGDACLQHAAQRMSQRMRVNDLLVRFGGEEFVVVLCDTDLPGAMYLAEKLRNDIATHPCEHQGLSINLSLSIGVYALVPDADTSREQLLRHADQALYRAKAAGRNQVIDYQAFVSGNS